The genomic DNA CAACAGTAATCGTCATTACCAtctaaagagaaaaaaaatacctTCATTCATAATTCTGTGTTTCTCTGTTAATGATTCAGGTGACGATATCAGACCCTACAATGCTTCACTTATCAGCGCCAGTGAATACAAAGTGATGATAACTGGCCTAACTCTTCAAAATAACCAAAAATATTACACCAACGTGATGGCTGTTAATCTGGCAGGACTGCATTCCATAGCGTCATCTGATGGAATTTTGGTGTGTTTTGTGGTGTTCTCTCTTCTATACGTTTATCAGTTTTCCAAGAATTCTGCTGTCAAATGTGGCCTTTTTAATGAATGGCTGCGTAATTGTATCAAAAAAGGAATGAAGGCAAATTTTCTTCGCTCCAGGATTAGTATTGTAAATACATTATGAAGAACAACATAAAAGTAGAAGGAGATGTGATCATAAAAGTAACGATAAAGTGGCCAATGTTTATGATAAGTCATAAACGTATTCCTTCTTAGAAAGTATGGAAAACAGTTCATTGTATGTGCAGATTATGTAATGATAGAATATATCTCGCCATCTTCGATTGAACACTGCAGTGAGACTGATAAACGATGAGAATTATACTTGGTTTGTCTATTCCCCTCCACGTGATAAATGTAACGCCTTCCTACTTTTGTTTCTAGATTGATACCACTGAACCCACATCCGGTAGAGTGGACGACGGACTTGGCGTTCGTGATGCCGATTATCAAAATTCCAGCGCATTAGTTTCGGCATCGTGGTATGggttttctgatctacaatcTTCTGTTCATCATTATCAGTGGTGTGTTGGTAGTCAGCCAGGTCTTGAAGACATTCTGTCCTGTAGGAATGTTGGTTTACATCTGTCAATGTCAGCTGAACTTAATGTGCCAATAACGTCAGGTAagtacaaagaaaaacaaaatgaaaaaatatcacttttgttttcagaaatagTAAGTTTAGAagataaaacaaaccaccacaAACGTGAAATTTTTACGTGTATGAATGTTCGGCATAATCCTAGAGAGCTGTGATAAAAACAATTCTTCGGcgacattttaaaaacatacatatacatctgtAAAAATAATATCCATAGCTATTAAAGGCTTGTCATTTACCAAAACCTAGCACAGACATGCCAGTTTGCCTAAATCGAGGTTTGCCAgagtttatcaatgaaaatgactTTGGGTAGGGTTGCAGTCTTTTTTATGATGATCGTTCgtttattcatatatttattCATTCCCAATGTTCTACCTTTCCAGGTACACATTATTATTCTAAAGTATCTGCCACTGACGCTGTTGGTTTGGAATCCCAAGCTGCAGTGTCGAACGGCGTTCTTGTTGACACAACGCCACCACAGaacattttgaagtttgttgCAGAAGGTAACCTCCTTCGAAACCCCTCGTTCGAAGATGCCTTGGGACAAGATGAAAATACAGTCAAAAGAAACTGCACTATCAATGCTTCCAGCAATCTGTGCCTGCCAAGGGACTGGCAAGTAAATGGTACTGGTTATGTGGTTATGTCGGCTGGGTTGGAGGCGCAGTTAGAGGACGCGTACTTGATTGTCCATGGCACTGTATCACAGACAATTGAAACTATAACAGGAGACAAGTACAAGTTCTCTATTTACATCAGCCATCTACGGCAGTTTACCGTGCCACTGCTGTCACAGGAAGGTTTTATTCGGATTCCCGGTATGCACCGAGTCTTCAAGCTGTACCAGAGGACTGGTAACCATGGTAACAGCGGACTTGAATGGTACGAGCATGTCTACTACTTCACAGCTGAGTCAGATTCAACCACTGTGACAATAGGCTCTCTTGGAAGAAGAAATGGTGGGTGCACTTCTCATAGATGTCAAGTTCACAGGAATGCGGACGTTCTATTGCACGACTTTCAGAAGTCCTCAAGATTTACGATTAGATATGCATAATGTATAGATAACGTATTAACACTATTACTACTTAATACATTTACATACCATAAACAAAAGCCAATCAGTTTAATGCTTGACATGTTGTAGTTGTTTAGGTATATATAAATGGAAACTTAAAGTAAAGTCATCACCTTCAACAATTGACACACAAGAAACGCTAGTTTGTAAAAAGACTGCCCGTGGTccatgtgtttttatttttgtcactgaTACTACCACttgatattacattaagattttgaatttgtaaatttatttacCGTGCAGGCGTCACCTCCTCAGGTAAAAGGAAAGAACTATATTTAATCCAGGAGACAGAATTCGGGAAGAGTTCCATTTCAAGTTGCCGGTTGCCCGACCGGTTTAAAAACACCCACCTAACTGGATGCATAACTGCCCGCGTGGAACCGACAAGTTGGAATAGAACTCTTCCCTTGTTCTACATGTTTAAGTTTTTACTTAccactttttctttttttatattttacggATTACTATTTATCCTTTAGCATGTTTATACTCCTTTACAGGCATAGCGGTAGACAATGCACGAATCCAACACCTCAGCGTCCACGTCGATCGCGACGTTTACGATGAAAATCACAAATCAAGTTGTATCAGTCTACACTCAAGAACAAATGGACGGAAACACTCTATATCCGCTAGTTGGAATATCTTGGATACAGACAGTCCCATTGTTGAATATCTGTGGGCAATAGGCACTGTCAAAGGTGACGTAATCATTAAGACTTCGCTGCCATTCTGTTTTATACTAGCAAGGAGAAGAATCCCACTACAGCTACAACTAACAATTTCATTCTGAATTACTAAAGCTGAGTTTAACGACTTTCTACAACTTTATATCAGTAGAGTATGAACTAGGGATCTTAGTAATTCCGCaatcgaaaaaaaaaagttttatttatgTACCAAGCAATGCATCATTTCTACAACACTTAATACAATAGTCTCTTTCATATCATTGATATAAGTGCCATCTAACACAAAAGAAGATGATGTTTGAGAACAGCAAACTTTGCAAAACGTATGCATAATGATTTTCTGACATACACTTTGTAATTTAATTTGTCTTTTGTGCTGTCTTCATCCAAATTCCTAGGCGGTACGCAAGTGCAGTCATTCAAGTCTGTCTGTCGTTCGTCCCATGCCTTCGCGGACGATTTGCCACTCAGCCATGGAATACCTATACATGTGACGGTCACTGCACGTAATGCCGCCGATCTCCATTCAGTGTTCTATTCACAGCCGATGATAGTAGATGTGACACCACCAAATATCTGTTGTATAAAGGTACACTTGGAATATCCTCTTTCCAAATTACACTGTAAGGTGCTAACATTGACGGTCACAATAAaagtttattatattttatagtCCGATAAGTGAAGCAATATCTTTCTCATGTGTATCTTTAAACTGATACTatatcattttcattgtaatgATATCACGCTATGTTTTTGTATTAATTATTCTCTTAGGCTGTTGTTTGATAGTTTGCAAATTTTATACCTCACTCTGCCTGTCGGTCGAAGAAGACCAACTCACATTCACTTAAACCAAACTGTCACAAACCTTTCCTTGATGCATATTTGTTTCCACATTCTCGTGGATATATGTGACAGAGGTGGTACAGCTTCGACGGGAAAACTTACACAGTGCATTTTCCGCGGCGAAGTGCACCATGTAATTGTTATTTGATTCACTGGGGTGGAACATAATTGGATATTGCGTTATCTTGTTGTCGAGGTATTCAAATAATTCTACATTCTTCTTCGTTTTCTTTTAGGATGGTGCACAGCTAGGAAAGGATTTGACTTATCAGACTTTATCAGTCATTTCTGTTCAGTGGAATGTTTCAGATCCCGAAAGTGAAGTAGAATTTTGTGAATGGGCCCTTGGTAGGTAGTTATCCAATGATTTCTATGATTTtctatttgtatttgttttaagtTGATTGATTTGACCAAGGAGGTACGACATTTTCTGTGTAGGTACAAAGATCACACGGAGATAGTACACAATTGACAATTAACATCGCATCCCCCTTGTTTTTATTTCAGGATTTAGTCCGGGTTCTGGAACACTGAGACCGTTTACTGTGACAAATGACCTAGCCTACGCAGAGAAAAGCTTCTCGGGAACACTCGACCATGGACAGAAAATTTATTCCACCATTCGTTGTAAGAATTTTGCTGGGTTGTACAACCAAATTATATCGAACGGCGTGACAATCGTGCAAGAAGGACCTCGAACAGAAGAAGCTACTGTCCGAGTGGTTTCAAGTTCACCGTCGATGTTTGAGACACGAGGAAACCACCAAACATCCACTGACAACATCAATGTTATTTGGAATGGGTTCTCTGATCTATCAGGCATATCACATTATGAGGTAAACAGGCCTGGTAATATCTCTGAGAAGAAATATGTAATGTGTCCATTCATGAATATCGAACCAAAGTCATTTGAAAACTGTACATCTTTAATACAGCAAATGACTGGCACAGTTCAGGTTAACTGAGCACAACTGTTTCATTATGGTTAGTTTAACGAAGACATATGTAAGCCCAAAGCTATTTATTAAAATGTGATATTATTCGGAATTCAAAGCACCCCGTACCCCTCGTATGTACGAGGTCTATGTGAACAGAAATACACACGAAATTTCTCTCGTCCGAGTCTTTTTCAGAAGATTCGTGACTGAAAAGTTTGAGTTGTGACATATTAAACGAGGACCAAACGATATGTGCATTTCTTCCAACAAATGGATGTCCACCATTTTGTCAATCTAGCATGTTATACATTCTTTCCTTAATAGCTATTTGATGTCTTAACCCCTGTAATTACGCGAGACAAAGGAGACGGGGGCAAAAAACCATGCGATCTTGCGAAAGGGTCTGCACTTTATTACTGTACCCTGACCATGTTGCTGCCGGGCTCAACCACAAGTCAGTTCCTATCCCTGACGtagtttcattatattttgctTGTCATTAATTGAAccatattttaatatatattacaCTGTTCTAAGATAACTACCTGCCTGTAAGTAGAATATAAGAAGATTTGAGTGAACTGACAAGAAATAGCTGGCAGACGATTAGAGATTTACAGTGAAAACCAGTTTAGAATGGAAgatgaaattgatctaaatgttatcacacttgtgtaattggtttgagaACGTTTTCATGAATTTGCCACACTAGTGGCACTGATCACCTGTATACTGACCAGTAACAAAACACACACCTTGAAGTATACTGTCTGGTACACTTTAGAAGCAGGCAATTATGTAACATTGCCGTACTGCCCCATGCCGCATTATACAGCAGCTGAGTAAGAGTCTAGCTGTACTGCTTTCTTTGCTTTCGCATTTCTTAAAGTTGTTCGCCCGAAATGGTTAAAGCTGAAAAGAGACCTAAATAGTTTCCCAAAGGTAGAATGTTTTGAACCATTTAATGTCTTTTCCCGCAAGAAAACAACACACATAACACACTAAACATTTCCTACCGCTGACTCGCTTTACTGCTATATCTAGAAATATCTAGACGATTACTGTTGAAGCCTACTGTGAACTGTCATCAGTCTGTTGTTTGCCACAATTTGGTGACTGCAGGTAAAATTTGCTACcattttacaaaccaattacacaagtttgataacatttagatccaTTTCATAGTCCATTATCAACTGGTTTTCACTGTAAACAGATTGAAAATTCCGTTTCCAACCTAATATATAATGTCAAATACATTTTTGCAATTGTAAACACAGTGCAGGATACTTAGAGATACAAGTCCCAGCATTGGTAGCGATTGGAGAGGTATCGGTCAAACCGGACAGATGTCAGCAATGCTTTCCGGGTTTAACTTGGAATCTTACAAGACGTACCAAGTCCAAGTGCGAGCTGTCAATCATGTGGGGTTGAAGAGTGAAGTGATTTCATCAAACATTACCATAGAAACAACGCCACCTGTACCAACAGGTAAAAGAGCAAACGTAATATACTATACATAGACTAGTTTCAGTTTTTGCAAAACAATGTTAGACCTTACATGACTGTTGAGTCTGGGGTTAATTGTGAGACAGGACAAAAGAGCACGTCATTAACACCATTGATGGTAGCACAAAAGTTACAAGAGTCAGTTCAACGTAACAGATACCTAACTCTCCTAAAATACTTGTTTCAAAAGATTAGTATGCAAATGGTTCATCGTAACCTAGGCTATGCGATAAGCGGAAACTATCTTCCTGGCAGTGTTTTGTGTAATGGCCGACTGTATGTTCTACGGAGGATCTAACATGAGTATACTGACTAAAATTCTCCGTTCTTTTTTCTCCTCTCGTGTTGAAGTCATCCCTACCTCCTTTTGGCATAAGGTCACTGTGTACAAGGGAGGAGGCCGTAGTGGAACATGCTAGTTTTGGTCATTAAATcttgttgtatttttatttacttttgtggTCTTAATGTAGGCGAGCATTTACAATACACTTGGTCAGCTTCAGACATCGTCACTATTCGATGGGATGACATATTTACAAGCAACTCGACATTGATATACCAGCTCACCATAAGCACTGTAGTAGGCGGAAGTGACATCATCAAGTGGTACGAAACACGCGGCACAAGCTACGAATTCCTTGCAGCTGACAAGTCGCGTTCGTATTTCCTCACCATTATGGCTGTGAACGAGGCTGGGCTTTATGATACATACaatgatattttgtcatatGTGTAAAAGCACTTTATAATATACACTATTGTGCTGTTATGagaattgcaaaataattgttttattgTGTAAGAATTATTTCCAGTAAACGCATGAAACtgcaaattttataatttttcagaTTGTAAATTAGCATTTCCTGAAAAGTCGTCAAACGCAATGACGTGATCTTGTGAGTATATAACAAGGGTATTGTACTGCATTATCTGTTTAATAAGAAAATTACTAAGATGGTGAATCCCTCCAAGTTTAGCTTGTATAATAAGGCAGTGGCGTATTGACAATGGAAAAATCGTTACGAGTGACtaaattgatgtgtttatttTCGAAGAAAACAACAatgcttgtgtgtgtgtgtatttggtTTGCAGAAAATAATTTGCTTGTTATAAGATTGTCCAGGCATCCCTTTAAAGTGTGAcatcttttgaaaaatattaaagcaAAGCGAGTTATTTTAATAATGTTTACATATCTGGTTTGCTATATATCGGAAACGTACCAGAGACAAGAGTTGTGTTTTCATTTACTCATTACTCTAGAGACAAATTTCTAAGATATATAAATTTACACCGAGGACTCGAATTAGTATAATGACCCAGCCAAGTAAACCAGTGCTGGTAATTTACTGTATAGGCACAGTGCAGTGGTTGCGAGTTTCAATTCGCTAGCGGTAACTCTAGGTTCAATTGTATCACAGTAATGTGtataaaaagaaagattacgTTGTTGACAACAGTGTGTGTACTGATTTACAAGATGATTGTAAATTATCATGATCTAGGGGAATAAATTCACATCATATCATGCATTCGTTCTGACTGACAAACTATGAATTCATACATCAACCGTTGTGGCAGGTGTTTATGATTGATTATATCATTCCATGTCTAAAGTATCGAACAGAAAGGTCAAAAAGTGTAACAAGACATGGAAACTTATGATGAAAACTTATATTGAAAACTAATCAATTATAAATTTTCGCAGCAATAACTAAGAACTCTATTTGTTAAAATATACCAAATTCATACCAAATGGTGTCGAAAATCAAATTCATTATTTTCTAATCGAACTCAGACTTAAAGCTATTACAGTCATATATTTACTGTCATCATGTAGCTTTTACAACGGAGTATAAGACTTATTCTATTTGAGAAATATCCTACAATGTTAATTAAATACCACAGTGCTATAAAAACAAATGTCACTTTTGGTGAATCTTCAAGGCAAATGATCGAAGTTATTAAATATACATGCGCTTCTTAATTTGTTATAAACACTTGTGtagatttgaaacaaaaaagtttGGTTGATGTTGCttatctttacatttttacttTAGTTCTGTCGGTGTGTATGTCAGCCAAGCTCTCAAGTATGGAAATCGCCGGCATAAAAAGGTGAAACACGCCTTGTCAAGGGCAAATAGCCTTGCTATATGTATTTCAGTAGCATTTGGAAACTGATTAGTCGTATCATAGAGTTATATCGCAAAATCTGCCAAATGATGATGCATTTTAATTAATGACAACTTTAGTCTTCAAACGACGTGATTTTGCAGCTTAGAATAGCCTCCACTGAAGCATTTTAGCAGAGTAACCAGAGCTCGCTTTAACAAACATACTTTTGCgtgttttctcaaatttttatcgAGGGCGTGCTCGAGTTCTTTCCAGAATTTCTCTTCTTCCTTGATTGAACCATTTTCCGGCCACTGGATGTATGTGATAAATTTGACGATGCGCTTGATCACTTGGGAATGGTTTGCCTGTTGAATGTTCCCTTTGAGGATCGGAATGAGTTTCTGTCTTCTGTTGATCCAGTTGTCAAGGGCGATTCTGGCTTCATGCTCACACATGCCACTCTCCAGGAAATTTGGAGAAATCACTAACATGGAGGTACGGCTGACATCAAAGGAGTCTTCTATGTTGTCAAGAATAGCTATTATGTGATAGAGAAAACAATAAGAATAACGAATCAAAACCGTTTGACAAATTCAAAAGCAAAATTACTCGGAACTTAACCCTGGTTTTTCACCACCTGAAAAATATTCCTGTCTAATAATTCAATACCGTCTACATAATTGTTTTCCTTTTATCATGGTTGAGGTAAAggttacataaaattattttgatgcAAATATGCATTTCTCTACTTCAACatgaaaattcagtaaaatcccgatcggattcgaactcacgaAGTTGCCAGCTATTAACCCATTCAATACATCATCAGTCAAAACCGCTTAGCTTAATCCCAGACTCTGAAAAAGGTGATTCGATAACTGGGCTTAATTGCTGCAATTTTCTGACCACCACCGCGCCTCACATCGTATAACTCATAAGGCATCTGCTCATGCGTATTCGCTAATCGTACATCGCACAAACTTAAACAACACAATTAATACATCGCTAGATTGGGCTTCAGATAACCTCAGGGACAAGCCTGCCTGGCGCCAACCAGCAGAACTATTAACGCATGCGCAGGGTATAAAATTTAGCACAATTCCTGATCGAATTTGCACATGCCATTGCCAATGTACGGCACACTATTCACCAAGTAATGACATCGGCAGTCAAATGCACTTGGCTAAATCCCCACAAATCATCATCGTTAGTGATGCAATGAATTTACATATCTCAAATAGTCATCTTCCGTACTTTTTCCAGCTGTAAAATTTCGATGATGCAACAAAAGTCTGTAGTTCCCAGTCTTTTCAAGATGCTGTATAATGGCTTCGGCGAAGTCTTCATCCCTGCTGCTGTACACAACAAAGGCGTCGTATTCCCTGTCATCTGTAAAAAATTAGCCTTGACAATAAGTTTCCTCGGATACTGTACGTTCTCATGACTTTGTCGTCAGTGTGTCGTTAGTCAACATGAGGGAGTTTTCAGTAATCATAGTTCATCGATCAATTGATTGACTgctcgattgatcgatcgatcgatagtttgatctattgattttttttattttaacaagGTTTTAACACGAGAAAATGTGGTAATCCTTatccattcaaaacaaaaagagaaaattgtCTTTCTCAAGGGCATGTC from Ptychodera flava strain L36383 chromosome 12, AS_Pfla_20210202, whole genome shotgun sequence includes the following:
- the LOC139145104 gene encoding toll-like receptor Tollo isoform X1; this translates as MNGETKTNVTWLEPMVKDNSETSLYTAIMRQVPLLHRDNSCPIYSHGLANNTAHCRFRIRVMNPNKLPVGLIIGVTTACLLLLLPLFFYLGYRYRLQLYLLLSADMDIDYYDDDREYDAFVVYSSRDEDFAEAIIQHLEKTGNYRLLLHHRNFTAGKTILDNIEDSFDVSRTSMLVISPNFLESGMCEHEARIALDNWINRRQKLIPILKGNIQQANHSQVIKRIVKFITYIQWPENGSIKEEEKFWKELEHALDKNLRKHAKVCLLKRALVTLLKCFSGGYSKLQNHVV
- the LOC139145101 gene encoding uncharacterized protein; protein product: MESFAVFSLRSGILHPDVEYVFYVRAWYDDRTFAVFQSDGVTPDFTAPSISTSRKVKDVTHLTNLVDIDYSSDLSTLGISWKNVFPSTSGLSHFMVSISTVPQGDDIRPYNASLISASEYKVMITGLTLQNNQKYYTNVMAVNLAGLHSIASSDGILIDTTEPTSGRVDDGLGVRDADYQNSSALVSASWYGFSDLQSSVHHYQWCVGSQPGLEDILSCRNVGLHLSMSAELNVPITSGTHYYSKVSATDAVGLESQAAVSNGVLVDTTPPQNILKFVAEGNLLRNPSFEDALGQDENTVKRNCTINASSNLCLPRDWQVNGTGYVVMSAGLEAQLEDAYLIVHGTVSQTIETITGDKYKFSIYISHLRQFTVPLLSQEGFIRIPGMHRVFKLYQRTGNHGNSGLEWYEHVYYFTAESDSTTVTIGSLGRRNGIAVDNARIQHLSVHVDRDVYDENHKSSCISLHSRTNGRKHSISASWNILDTDSPIVEYLWAIGTVKGGTQVQSFKSVCRSSHAFADDLPLSHGIPIHVTVTARNAADLHSVFYSQPMIVDVTPPNICCIKDGAQLGKDLTYQTLSVISVQWNVSDPESEVEFCEWALGFSPGSGTLRPFTVTNDLAYAEKSFSGTLDHGQKIYSTIRCKNFAGLYNQIISNGVTIVQEGPRTEEATVRVVSSSPSMFETRGNHQTSTDNINVIWNGFSDLSGISHYECRILRDTSPSIGSDWRGIGQTGQMSAMLSGFNLESYKTYQVQVRAVNHVGLKSEVISSNITIETTPPVPTGEHLQYTWSASDIVTIRWDDIFTSNSTLIYQLTISTVVGGSDIIKWYETRGTSYEFLAADKSRSYFLTIMAVNEAGLYDTYNDILSYV